CCGGGTGGATTGATCGGCCGCCGCAGCCTTTGTGGGGGCGTCAAAGCCGTCATCCGCCCTGCGGCGGTGAGGGAATCGGGGATCAAAGGGGCAGATGCGGGGAATTGCAAACCTTCAGTAATCAGGAACATCTCCCGCGGGGAGGAGCTGGAAAATGGAGACAATGCTCGGTCTCGTCGTCGGCATCGGCCTCAGCGCGGCCTGCGGGTTTCGTGTCTTTGTGCCGCTGCTGGGCATGAGCATTGCGGCGCTTTCCGGCACCATCACGCTATCTCCCGGATTCGAGTGGATTGGAACCTGGGAGGCGCTGACGGCATTCGGCACGGCAACCGTCATTGAGATCGCCGCCTACTACATCCCCTGGGTCGACAACACGCTGGATGCCCTGATGACGCCGCTGGCCGTCGTTGCCGGCACGATCCTTACCGCTTCCCTGCTCGGCGACCTCTCGCCGTTTCTCAAATGGGCACTGGCCATTATGGTGGGAGGTGGTGTTTCGGCGATCGTCCAGGGGGGCACCGTCGCCCTGCGGGCAGCTTCAGCCGGCGCAACGGGCGGGTTGGCGAACATCCTGATTTCCACCATCGAACTTGTCGGATCGATACTGGTAAC
This window of the Desulfuromonadales bacterium genome carries:
- a CDS encoding DUF4126 domain-containing protein; the encoded protein is METMLGLVVGIGLSAACGFRVFVPLLGMSIAALSGTITLSPGFEWIGTWEALTAFGTATVIEIAAYYIPWVDNTLDALMTPLAVVAGTILTASLLGDLSPFLKWALAIMVGGGVSAIVQGGTVALRAASAGATGGLANILISTIELVGSILVTVFAILLPLLGLAAVIWICFRAIAAMARSALFKKLLG